A genomic segment from Nymphalis io chromosome 15, ilAglIoxx1.1, whole genome shotgun sequence encodes:
- the LOC126773994 gene encoding uncharacterized protein LOC126773994 isoform X3, which produces MKAMTNSFEDPGVFIWNLYSAYYRQPPSELRAEYDMNAMILMSCLVFIDLAECIQKLEKLTYCAKIPSITQEKKPLRNFQPKVRYGEYLQKCYVPCYSTHSKSNKSKHKPLPLGYKVRLRSDESYERLCKNHDFLEKRKERNKKEKQLERICKYKFWEPPSTLRNTDPKMVAYVNKLKMFKKKAKPKYKAPYKNVQYLVGGVSFVGGQPRYLLNNVALLPTGYIPINNGVACFNGEFVTNIHGYWKFPKEVNEICDATCECVSQWEDVVMTYLKQSKCKCGHLYDFYNEGIPSEKYFYPPTKHGPYWIDNAKVYQLDSMEDFIKETVRESLMSAEPTPEPSMPTILPSGLKEKDLLAAFLAELSDTPLLIPHLPQANLLNNLQEWVRKRVKGQLTPTDDKQLLLQSQRRWLDLKHMDFRARAYRIPFTLKQLKHMNWSHRHVVQILFEILLDDFVTRNRLLQLDQTRLWWSTTKYDAYASKAFLDIYFTYMPGRMKDTFLINPYSSELTPKHGAKTCPLD; this is translated from the exons ATGAAAGCGATGACGAATTCTTTTGAGGACCCTGGTGTATTTATTTGGAATCTATATAGCGCATACTACAGACAGCCACCGAGTGAATTACGAGCGG AGTACGATATGAATGCAATGATTTTAATGTCGTGCTTAGTATTTATTGACTTAGCTGAATGTATACAGAAACTAGAAAAATTGACATATTGTGCGAAGATACCATCGATCACACAAGAAAAAA AACCTCTCAGAAACTTCCAACCGAAAGTTCGTTACGGAGAATATCTCCAAAAATGTTACGTCCCATGTTACAGTACACATTCTAAAAgtaataaatcaaaacataaaCCTCTACCACTGGGATATAAAGTTAGACTTCGTAGTGATGAG AGTTACGAAAGACTTTGCAAGAATCATGATTTT CTTGAAAAACGTAAAGAGAGAAATAAAAAGGAGAAGCAATTGGAAagaatttgtaaatacaaattttggGAGCCTCCTAGTACACTGC GTAATACTGATCCTAAAATGGTGGCATACGTAAACAAactgaaaatgtttaaaaagaaaGCGAAACCAAAGTACAAGGCGCCTTATAAAAATGTCCAGTATCTCGTCGGAGGGGTTTCATTTGTAGGCGGACAACCCAGATACTTATTAAACA acGTCGCTCTGCTACCGACCGGTTATATACCTATAAATAATGGAGTTGCCTGCTTCAATGGTGAATTTGTCACTAACATCCATGGTTACTGGAAGTTTCCGAAAGAAGTTAACGAAATATGTGACGCAACTTGTGAATGCGTGTCTCAATG GGAAGATGTTGTAATGACATACCTTAAACAATCAAAATGTAAATGTGGTCACCTCTACGATTTTTATAATGAAGGAATACCttcggaaaaatatttttatccacCGACGAAACATGGACCATATTGGATCGATAATGCTAAAGTTTATCAATTAGATTCTATGGAGGACTTCATAAAAGAAACAGTCAGGGAATCACTAATGTCTGCAGAACCAACG CCTGAACCTTCAATGCCTACAATATTACCTTCTGGCTTAAAAGAAAAGGATTTACTTGCG gcaTTTTTAGCAGAATTGTCGGATACGCCTCTTTTGATTCCTCACTTACCACAAgcaaatcttttaaataatcttcAGGAGTGGGTCAGGAAAAGAGTAAAAGGTCAACTTACACCGACTGATGATA AACAACTATTATTACAATCGCAACGCAGATGGCTTGATCTCAAGCATATGGATTTCAGAGCTCGTGCATATAGAATACCATTCAcactaaaacaattaaaacatatgAATTGGTCCCACCGTCATGTAGTGCAAATACTG TTCGAAATACTGTTAGATGACTTTGTAACTCGAAACAGATTGTTGCAACTTGACCAGACTAGATTGTGGTGGTCAACCACAAAATACGATGCCTACGCCAGCAAAGCGTTTTT ggatatttatttcacttatatGCCTGGACGCATGAAAGATACATTCCTCATTAATCCATATAGTTCTGAATTAACTCCAAAACACGGAGCGAAGACATGTCCCTTAGACTAA
- the LOC126773994 gene encoding uncharacterized protein LOC126773994 isoform X1, with amino-acid sequence MATYKMPTVQQFLKKKKIYDPREPVWVYLEREMRDNIDKKPYNEKVGNWLKFLKDLRYYYYCEEKRKLNRLKREVGPPWYYELSSSQREVLFALKTNIHQDLLEDLPIRTRKSLSDLGVTLKIPKPLLMKAMTNSFEDPGVFIWNLYSAYYRQPPSELRAEYDMNAMILMSCLVFIDLAECIQKLEKLTYCAKIPSITQEKKPLRNFQPKVRYGEYLQKCYVPCYSTHSKSNKSKHKPLPLGYKVRLRSDESYERLCKNHDFLEKRKERNKKEKQLERICKYKFWEPPSTLRNTDPKMVAYVNKLKMFKKKAKPKYKAPYKNVQYLVGGVSFVGGQPRYLLNNVALLPTGYIPINNGVACFNGEFVTNIHGYWKFPKEVNEICDATCECVSQWEDVVMTYLKQSKCKCGHLYDFYNEGIPSEKYFYPPTKHGPYWIDNAKVYQLDSMEDFIKETVRESLMSAEPTPEPSMPTILPSGLKEKDLLAAFLAELSDTPLLIPHLPQANLLNNLQEWVRKRVKGQLTPTDDKQLLLQSQRRWLDLKHMDFRARAYRIPFTLKQLKHMNWSHRHVVQILFEILLDDFVTRNRLLQLDQTRLWWSTTKYDAYASKAFLDIYFTYMPGRMKDTFLINPYSSELTPKHGAKTCPLD; translated from the exons ATGGCTACATATAAAATGCCTACTGTGCaacaatttttgaaaaaaaag AAAATTTATGATCCAAGGGAACCAGTATGGGTCTACTTAGAAAGAGAAATGAGGGACAATATTGATAAGAAACCATATAATGAAAAAGTCGGCAATTGGCTAAAGTTTCTAAAGgatctaagatattattattactgtgaag aaaaacgcAAGCTAAATAGATTAAAACGTGAGGTGGGTCCACCTTGGTACTATGAACTTTCAAGCAGTCAAAGAGAGGTTCTCTTcgctttaaaaacaaatatccacCAAGATCTATTAGAAGATTTGCCTATCAGAACTAGAAAATCATTATCCGATTTGGGCGTCACATTAAAAATTCCTAAACCCCTTCTTATGAAAGCGATGACGAATTCTTTTGAGGACCCTGGTGTATTTATTTGGAATCTATATAGCGCATACTACAGACAGCCACCGAGTGAATTACGAGCGG AGTACGATATGAATGCAATGATTTTAATGTCGTGCTTAGTATTTATTGACTTAGCTGAATGTATACAGAAACTAGAAAAATTGACATATTGTGCGAAGATACCATCGATCACACAAGAAAAAA AACCTCTCAGAAACTTCCAACCGAAAGTTCGTTACGGAGAATATCTCCAAAAATGTTACGTCCCATGTTACAGTACACATTCTAAAAgtaataaatcaaaacataaaCCTCTACCACTGGGATATAAAGTTAGACTTCGTAGTGATGAG AGTTACGAAAGACTTTGCAAGAATCATGATTTT CTTGAAAAACGTAAAGAGAGAAATAAAAAGGAGAAGCAATTGGAAagaatttgtaaatacaaattttggGAGCCTCCTAGTACACTGC GTAATACTGATCCTAAAATGGTGGCATACGTAAACAAactgaaaatgtttaaaaagaaaGCGAAACCAAAGTACAAGGCGCCTTATAAAAATGTCCAGTATCTCGTCGGAGGGGTTTCATTTGTAGGCGGACAACCCAGATACTTATTAAACA acGTCGCTCTGCTACCGACCGGTTATATACCTATAAATAATGGAGTTGCCTGCTTCAATGGTGAATTTGTCACTAACATCCATGGTTACTGGAAGTTTCCGAAAGAAGTTAACGAAATATGTGACGCAACTTGTGAATGCGTGTCTCAATG GGAAGATGTTGTAATGACATACCTTAAACAATCAAAATGTAAATGTGGTCACCTCTACGATTTTTATAATGAAGGAATACCttcggaaaaatatttttatccacCGACGAAACATGGACCATATTGGATCGATAATGCTAAAGTTTATCAATTAGATTCTATGGAGGACTTCATAAAAGAAACAGTCAGGGAATCACTAATGTCTGCAGAACCAACG CCTGAACCTTCAATGCCTACAATATTACCTTCTGGCTTAAAAGAAAAGGATTTACTTGCG gcaTTTTTAGCAGAATTGTCGGATACGCCTCTTTTGATTCCTCACTTACCACAAgcaaatcttttaaataatcttcAGGAGTGGGTCAGGAAAAGAGTAAAAGGTCAACTTACACCGACTGATGATA AACAACTATTATTACAATCGCAACGCAGATGGCTTGATCTCAAGCATATGGATTTCAGAGCTCGTGCATATAGAATACCATTCAcactaaaacaattaaaacatatgAATTGGTCCCACCGTCATGTAGTGCAAATACTG TTCGAAATACTGTTAGATGACTTTGTAACTCGAAACAGATTGTTGCAACTTGACCAGACTAGATTGTGGTGGTCAACCACAAAATACGATGCCTACGCCAGCAAAGCGTTTTT ggatatttatttcacttatatGCCTGGACGCATGAAAGATACATTCCTCATTAATCCATATAGTTCTGAATTAACTCCAAAACACGGAGCGAAGACATGTCCCTTAGACTAA
- the LOC126773994 gene encoding uncharacterized protein LOC126773994 isoform X2, protein MRDNIDKKPYNEKVGNWLKFLKDLRYYYYCEEKRKLNRLKREVGPPWYYELSSSQREVLFALKTNIHQDLLEDLPIRTRKSLSDLGVTLKIPKPLLMKAMTNSFEDPGVFIWNLYSAYYRQPPSELRAEYDMNAMILMSCLVFIDLAECIQKLEKLTYCAKIPSITQEKKPLRNFQPKVRYGEYLQKCYVPCYSTHSKSNKSKHKPLPLGYKVRLRSDESYERLCKNHDFLEKRKERNKKEKQLERICKYKFWEPPSTLRNTDPKMVAYVNKLKMFKKKAKPKYKAPYKNVQYLVGGVSFVGGQPRYLLNNVALLPTGYIPINNGVACFNGEFVTNIHGYWKFPKEVNEICDATCECVSQWEDVVMTYLKQSKCKCGHLYDFYNEGIPSEKYFYPPTKHGPYWIDNAKVYQLDSMEDFIKETVRESLMSAEPTPEPSMPTILPSGLKEKDLLAAFLAELSDTPLLIPHLPQANLLNNLQEWVRKRVKGQLTPTDDKQLLLQSQRRWLDLKHMDFRARAYRIPFTLKQLKHMNWSHRHVVQILFEILLDDFVTRNRLLQLDQTRLWWSTTKYDAYASKAFLDIYFTYMPGRMKDTFLINPYSSELTPKHGAKTCPLD, encoded by the exons ATGAGGGACAATATTGATAAGAAACCATATAATGAAAAAGTCGGCAATTGGCTAAAGTTTCTAAAGgatctaagatattattattactgtgaag aaaaacgcAAGCTAAATAGATTAAAACGTGAGGTGGGTCCACCTTGGTACTATGAACTTTCAAGCAGTCAAAGAGAGGTTCTCTTcgctttaaaaacaaatatccacCAAGATCTATTAGAAGATTTGCCTATCAGAACTAGAAAATCATTATCCGATTTGGGCGTCACATTAAAAATTCCTAAACCCCTTCTTATGAAAGCGATGACGAATTCTTTTGAGGACCCTGGTGTATTTATTTGGAATCTATATAGCGCATACTACAGACAGCCACCGAGTGAATTACGAGCGG AGTACGATATGAATGCAATGATTTTAATGTCGTGCTTAGTATTTATTGACTTAGCTGAATGTATACAGAAACTAGAAAAATTGACATATTGTGCGAAGATACCATCGATCACACAAGAAAAAA AACCTCTCAGAAACTTCCAACCGAAAGTTCGTTACGGAGAATATCTCCAAAAATGTTACGTCCCATGTTACAGTACACATTCTAAAAgtaataaatcaaaacataaaCCTCTACCACTGGGATATAAAGTTAGACTTCGTAGTGATGAG AGTTACGAAAGACTTTGCAAGAATCATGATTTT CTTGAAAAACGTAAAGAGAGAAATAAAAAGGAGAAGCAATTGGAAagaatttgtaaatacaaattttggGAGCCTCCTAGTACACTGC GTAATACTGATCCTAAAATGGTGGCATACGTAAACAAactgaaaatgtttaaaaagaaaGCGAAACCAAAGTACAAGGCGCCTTATAAAAATGTCCAGTATCTCGTCGGAGGGGTTTCATTTGTAGGCGGACAACCCAGATACTTATTAAACA acGTCGCTCTGCTACCGACCGGTTATATACCTATAAATAATGGAGTTGCCTGCTTCAATGGTGAATTTGTCACTAACATCCATGGTTACTGGAAGTTTCCGAAAGAAGTTAACGAAATATGTGACGCAACTTGTGAATGCGTGTCTCAATG GGAAGATGTTGTAATGACATACCTTAAACAATCAAAATGTAAATGTGGTCACCTCTACGATTTTTATAATGAAGGAATACCttcggaaaaatatttttatccacCGACGAAACATGGACCATATTGGATCGATAATGCTAAAGTTTATCAATTAGATTCTATGGAGGACTTCATAAAAGAAACAGTCAGGGAATCACTAATGTCTGCAGAACCAACG CCTGAACCTTCAATGCCTACAATATTACCTTCTGGCTTAAAAGAAAAGGATTTACTTGCG gcaTTTTTAGCAGAATTGTCGGATACGCCTCTTTTGATTCCTCACTTACCACAAgcaaatcttttaaataatcttcAGGAGTGGGTCAGGAAAAGAGTAAAAGGTCAACTTACACCGACTGATGATA AACAACTATTATTACAATCGCAACGCAGATGGCTTGATCTCAAGCATATGGATTTCAGAGCTCGTGCATATAGAATACCATTCAcactaaaacaattaaaacatatgAATTGGTCCCACCGTCATGTAGTGCAAATACTG TTCGAAATACTGTTAGATGACTTTGTAACTCGAAACAGATTGTTGCAACTTGACCAGACTAGATTGTGGTGGTCAACCACAAAATACGATGCCTACGCCAGCAAAGCGTTTTT ggatatttatttcacttatatGCCTGGACGCATGAAAGATACATTCCTCATTAATCCATATAGTTCTGAATTAACTCCAAAACACGGAGCGAAGACATGTCCCTTAGACTAA
- the LOC126774016 gene encoding putative tRNA (cytidine(32)/guanosine(34)-2'-O)-methyltransferase yields MGKTSKDKRDIYYRLAKEEGWRARSAFKLLQINEEYNIFDGVLRAVDLCAAPGSWSQVLTKKLHQNTENEDDVKIVAVDLQAMASLPGVKQIQGDITKISTANEIIKEFEGLKADLVVCDGAPDVTGLHDIDEYVQSQLLLAALNITTHVLKTGGIFVAKIFRGKDVTLLYSQLKLFFEFVTVSKPRSSRNSSIEAFVICQNYNPPPDYIPTMVNPLLDHKYCDFNEFTGPNRFIVPFNACGDLSAYDSDTSYPLLLEGQASYEYKEPVQGPIDPPYKEILEKNKSMQTNNL; encoded by the coding sequence ATGGGAAAAACATCTAAAGATAAAAGGGATATATACTATAGATTAGCAAAAGAAGAAGGATGGAGAGCAAGAAgtgcatttaaattattacaaattaatgaagagtataatatttttgacgGTGTATTGCGAGCCGTTGATTTATGTGCTGCTCCCGGTAGTTGGAGTCAGGTATTAACAAAAAAGTTACATCAAAACACAGAAAACGAAGATGACGTGAAGATAGTTGCGGTAGATTTGCAAGCTATGGCATCACTCCCTGGAGTTAAACAAATTCAAGGAGATATTACAAAGATTTCAACAGCAAATGAGATAATTAAGGAATTTGAAGGCCTAAAAGCGGATTTAGTTGTATGTGACGGAGCACCAGATGTAACAGGATTACATGATATTGATGAATATGTTCAATCACAACTTCTACTTGCTGCATTAAATATAACCACACATGTGCTTAAAACTGGTGGAATTTTTGTTGCTAAAATATTCAGGGGCAAAGATGTAACTTTATTGTATTCACAGTTGAAGCTTTTTTTTGAGTTTGTAACAGTTTCAAAGCCGAGAAGTTCAAGAAATTCCAGTATTGAGGCTTTTGTTATATGTCAGAACTATAACCCACCCCCTGATTATATTCCTACTATGGTTAATCCATTACTTGATCATAAATATTGTGATTTCAACGAGTTTACAGGCCCTAATAGATTCATAGTACCGTTTAATGCTTGTGGTGACCTCAGTGCTTATGATTCTGATACATCATATCCTTTGTTATTAGAAGGACAAGCTTCTTATGAATATAAGGAACCTGTCCAAGGACCTATAGACCCTCCATATAAGgagatattagaaaaaaataaatcaatgcaaacaaataacttataa